The Mytilus galloprovincialis chromosome 4, xbMytGall1.hap1.1, whole genome shotgun sequence genome contains a region encoding:
- the LOC143073359 gene encoding uncharacterized protein LOC143073359 isoform X1 has protein sequence MPSTKASVSSNKAKTWKIKIVAAKQKLAMETRKTAIKNSMEVKEKSKKRKLAVKKPRSPKSKVNTDGEAQVKSVMSADDKMVLETQNSNVKPERKKTTKKNVCNKLFLCEHCATYFKRSYDLDMHIKRIHSSKECNKCQKVFSNFRLLTEHLKFVHGVEPVKFYTKHCTECDRLFDSNTELSEHMSTHTGENLHTCKDCNKKISTKSAFKFHLKICQNAESLKNFECEICQKKFYFNSDLLRHNLTHSGARPHKCEFCCMKFKLRGALVEHVKSLHENSKYPCETCGKIFSAMRNLKRHTVTHKSDFEANKPLCPECGKSFRFKSDLEKHMKIHTGERAFECKICQKSFRLNSHLKQHMVTHTGEKPFKCKFCEKGFSQLANVLCHERKQCKQRLGYHLTPTEEISGDLIIDVDTLIETGKNNKKQKKKNKRKRKSPQKFDIIDWEFKSEAYSENGDSGMIKQKEKLVEVVMETENEITDSDGEDKTVNSIPVHTVHIDGCKSVTVEVLETSSEDTNSIPVHTVHIDGCKSVTVEGLETSSEDTISISKSNGDNIPDGNIGNTSLDKAEDSNDAYTNKTHKYQRSYAARCMGMNTNSSVNQKGYIKNDIYEQLMKSCQDKLKSGEVFPFTDPSVDYEKDEDIDVDLVETVPMSDSMMETDSLVFVAEKVDSSENAFPVI, from the coding sequence aTGCCAAGCACCAAAGCATCAGTTAGTAGCAACAAGGCAAAAACATGGAAGATTAAAATTGTTGCTGCCAAACAAAAACTGGCAATGGAGACTAGAAAGACCGCTATTAAAAATAGTATGGAAGTAAAGGAGAAATCTAAAAAACGTAAATTAGCCGTTAAAAAGCCAAGAAGTCCAAAATCTAAAGTTAACACTGACGGGGAAGCACAAGTTAAGAGTGTGATGTCAGCTGATGACAAAATGGTGCTGGAAACCCAAAACAGTAATGTAAAAccagaaagaaagaaaacaacaaagaaaaatgTATGTAACAAACTTTTCCTTTGTGAGCATTGTGCTACTTACTTTAAAAGGAGTTATGATTTGGACATGCATATTAAAAGGATTCATAGTTCAAAAGAGTGCAACAAATGTCAAAAGGTATTTTCAAATTTCCGACTTCTAactgaacatttaaaatttgttcaTGGTGTTGAACCCGTGAAGTTTTACACCAAACATTGCACAGAATGTGATAGGTTATTTGATTCTAACACAGAGTTATCAGAACATATGTCAACACACACTGGTGAGAACTTACATACATGCAAAGATTGTAACAAGAAAATAAGCACCAAATCTGCATTCAAGTTTCACCTGAAGATTTGTCAAAATGCAGAAAGTTTGAAAAACTTTGAATGTGAAATTTGtcaaaagaaattttattttaatagtgATTTACTGAGACATAATTTGACACATTCTGGAGCAAGGCCACATAAATGTGAATTTTGTTGTATGAAATTTAAGCTTCGTGGAGCTTTAGTAGAGCATGttaaatccttacatgaaaacTCTAAATATCCCTGTGAGACCTGCGGTAAAATATTTTCAGCAATGAGGAACCTTAAGCGTCATACTGTAACACACAAGTCAGATTTTGAAGCAAATAAGCCTTTATGTCCAGAGTGTGGTAAGTCTTTCAGATTTAAAAGTGATCTagaaaaacacatgaaaatacaTACTGGAGAAAGGGCATTTGAATGCAAAATTTGTCAGAAGTCTTTCCGCTTGAATTCACATCTAAAACAACACATGGTTACACATACTGGGGAAAAACCATTCAAATGTAAATTTTGTGAAAAGGGGTTCAGTCAACTGGCTAATGTCTTATGCCATGAAAGGAAGCAGTGTAAACAAAGATTAGGCTACCATCTAACACCAACTGAAGAAATTAGTGGTGATCTAATAATAGATGTGGATACTTTAATAGAAACTGGAAAAAATAACAAGAAGCagaagaaaaagaacaaaagaaaaagaaaaagtccACAAAAATTTGACATAATTGATTGGGAATTCAAAAGTGAAGCATATTCTGAAAATGGAGATAGTGGAATGATTAAACAGAAGGAAAAATTGGTGGAGGTTGTCATGGAAACTGAAAATGAGATTACTGACAGTGATGGGGAAGACAAAACTGTAAACAGTATACCAGTACATACAGTACACATTGATGGTTGTAAGAGTGTAACTGTGGAGGTATTGGAGACCAGTAGTGAAGATACAAACAGTATACCAGTACATACAGTACACATTGATGGTTGTAAGAGTGTAACTGTGGAGGGATTGGAGACCAGTAGTGAAGATACAATCTCTATCTCCAAAAGTAATGGTGATAATATCCCAGATGGAAACATTGGCAATACTTCATTGGACAAGGCAGAAGATTCTAACGATGCTTACACCAACAAAACACATAAATACCAAAGATCATATGCAGCAAGATGCATGGGAATGAACACCAATTCCTCAGTAAATCAAAAAGGTTATATAAAGAATGATATTTATGAACAGTTAATGAAAAGTTGTCAAGATAAGCTAAAATCTGGGGAAGTATTTCCATTTACAGATCCTTCTGTAGATTACGAAAAAGATGAAGATATTGATGTTGATTTGGTTGAAACAGTTCCTATGTCAGATAGTATGATGGAGACAGATTCTTTAGTGTTTGTTGCAGAAAAAGTTGATTCTAGTGAGAATGCTTTTCCtgtcatttaa
- the LOC143073359 gene encoding uncharacterized protein LOC143073359 isoform X2, with amino-acid sequence MPSTKASVSSNKAKTWKIKIVAAKQKLAMETRKTAIKNSMEVKEKSKKRKLAVKKPRSPKSKVNTDGEAQVKSVMSADDKMVLETQNSNVKPERKKTTKKNVCNKLFLCEHCATYFKRSYDLDMHIKRIHSSKECNKCQKVFSNFRLLTEHLKFVHGVEPVKFYTKHCTECDRLFDSNTELSEHMSTHTGENLHTCKDCNKKISTKSAFKFHLKICQNAESLKNFECEICQKKFYFNSDLLRHNLTHSGARPHKCEFCCMKFKLRGALVEHVKSLHENSKYPCETCGKIFSAMRNLKRHTVTHKSDFEANKPLCPECGKSFRFKSDLEKHMKIHTGERAFECKICQKSFRLNSHLKQHMVTHTGEKPFKCKFCEKGFSQLANVLCHERKQCKQRLGYHLTPTEEISGDLIIDVDTLIETGKNNKKQKKKNKRKRKSPQKFDIIDWEFKSEAYSENGDSGMIKQKEKLVEVVMETENEITDSDGEDKTVNSIPVHTVHIDGCKSVTVEGLETSSEDTISISKSNGDNIPDGNIGNTSLDKAEDSNDAYTNKTHKYQRSYAARCMGMNTNSSVNQKGYIKNDIYEQLMKSCQDKLKSGEVFPFTDPSVDYEKDEDIDVDLVETVPMSDSMMETDSLVFVAEKVDSSENAFPVI; translated from the exons aTGCCAAGCACCAAAGCATCAGTTAGTAGCAACAAGGCAAAAACATGGAAGATTAAAATTGTTGCTGCCAAACAAAAACTGGCAATGGAGACTAGAAAGACCGCTATTAAAAATAGTATGGAAGTAAAGGAGAAATCTAAAAAACGTAAATTAGCCGTTAAAAAGCCAAGAAGTCCAAAATCTAAAGTTAACACTGACGGGGAAGCACAAGTTAAGAGTGTGATGTCAGCTGATGACAAAATGGTGCTGGAAACCCAAAACAGTAATGTAAAAccagaaagaaagaaaacaacaaagaaaaatgTATGTAACAAACTTTTCCTTTGTGAGCATTGTGCTACTTACTTTAAAAGGAGTTATGATTTGGACATGCATATTAAAAGGATTCATAGTTCAAAAGAGTGCAACAAATGTCAAAAGGTATTTTCAAATTTCCGACTTCTAactgaacatttaaaatttgttcaTGGTGTTGAACCCGTGAAGTTTTACACCAAACATTGCACAGAATGTGATAGGTTATTTGATTCTAACACAGAGTTATCAGAACATATGTCAACACACACTGGTGAGAACTTACATACATGCAAAGATTGTAACAAGAAAATAAGCACCAAATCTGCATTCAAGTTTCACCTGAAGATTTGTCAAAATGCAGAAAGTTTGAAAAACTTTGAATGTGAAATTTGtcaaaagaaattttattttaatagtgATTTACTGAGACATAATTTGACACATTCTGGAGCAAGGCCACATAAATGTGAATTTTGTTGTATGAAATTTAAGCTTCGTGGAGCTTTAGTAGAGCATGttaaatccttacatgaaaacTCTAAATATCCCTGTGAGACCTGCGGTAAAATATTTTCAGCAATGAGGAACCTTAAGCGTCATACTGTAACACACAAGTCAGATTTTGAAGCAAATAAGCCTTTATGTCCAGAGTGTGGTAAGTCTTTCAGATTTAAAAGTGATCTagaaaaacacatgaaaatacaTACTGGAGAAAGGGCATTTGAATGCAAAATTTGTCAGAAGTCTTTCCGCTTGAATTCACATCTAAAACAACACATGGTTACACATACTGGGGAAAAACCATTCAAATGTAAATTTTGTGAAAAGGGGTTCAGTCAACTGGCTAATGTCTTATGCCATGAAAGGAAGCAGTGTAAACAAAGATTAGGCTACCATCTAACACCAACTGAAGAAATTAGTGGTGATCTAATAATAGATGTGGATACTTTAATAGAAACTGGAAAAAATAACAAGAAGCagaagaaaaagaacaaaagaaaaagaaaaagtccACAAAAATTTGACATAATTGATTGGGAATTCAAAAGTGAAGCATATTCTGAAAATGGAGATAGTGGAATGATTAAACAGAAGGAAAAATTGGTGGAGGTTGTCATGGAAACTGAAAATGAGATTACTGACAGTGATGGGGAAGACAAAACTGTAAACAGTATACCAGTACATACAGTACACATTGATGGTTGTAAGAGTGTAACTGTGGAG GGATTGGAGACCAGTAGTGAAGATACAATCTCTATCTCCAAAAGTAATGGTGATAATATCCCAGATGGAAACATTGGCAATACTTCATTGGACAAGGCAGAAGATTCTAACGATGCTTACACCAACAAAACACATAAATACCAAAGATCATATGCAGCAAGATGCATGGGAATGAACACCAATTCCTCAGTAAATCAAAAAGGTTATATAAAGAATGATATTTATGAACAGTTAATGAAAAGTTGTCAAGATAAGCTAAAATCTGGGGAAGTATTTCCATTTACAGATCCTTCTGTAGATTACGAAAAAGATGAAGATATTGATGTTGATTTGGTTGAAACAGTTCCTATGTCAGATAGTATGATGGAGACAGATTCTTTAGTGTTTGTTGCAGAAAAAGTTGATTCTAGTGAGAATGCTTTTCCtgtcatttaa